One window of Methanobacterium alkalithermotolerans genomic DNA carries:
- a CDS encoding LEA domain-containing protein: MGEKTGELKGKAKEKEGELKGKAKELKGELKGKSKELKGEAKEAKGKVKEKAKEAEKKIKSKLDK, encoded by the coding sequence ATGGGTGAAAAAACAGGTGAATTAAAGGGCAAAGCTAAGGAAAAAGAGGGTGAATTAAAAGGGAAAGCCAAAGAATTAAAAGGAGAATTAAAAGGCAAATCCAAAGAACTAAAAGGGGAAGCTAAAGAAGCAAAAGGCAAAGTAAAAGAAAAAGCCAAAGAAGCAGAGAAAAAAATCAAATCCAAACTGGATAAATAA